The Symbiobacterium terraclitae region GGCAGCGTCGGCCTCCTCCATGTCGACGAAACCGAAACCGCGGCTGCGGTTGGTCTCGCGATCGAGGACGATCTTCGAGCGCTTCACCTCGCCGAACTGGGAGAACAGCTCATGCAGATCCTCATCCGTGGTAGCCCAGGGCAGGTTCCCAACGAAAATGCTGACAACGGCCAAGTCTGACAGCCTCCTAAACGAGAATCACGAATCCGGGATTATGTCTTCGCCC contains the following coding sequences:
- a CDS encoding RNA recognition motif domain-containing protein; the protein is MAVVSIFVGNLPWATTDEDLHELFSQFGEVKRSKIVLDRETNRSRGFGFVDMEEADAARAIEAWNGQPYNGRVLTVNLAQSRPARA